The Miscanthus floridulus cultivar M001 chromosome 17, ASM1932011v1, whole genome shotgun sequence genome has a window encoding:
- the LOC136518012 gene encoding protein CHUP1, chloroplastic-like produces MPNPRDCSSSGVGGPSAGDAKDLPQLFLRVAAAVTLSVAGLLFSRRQRPPRQLLLPPPPPPPSESDDACSMKARTGLKELRILKNEDTKAKIISGNSVHTTTTTTTTTTTALVPLAPKCRSLADDEGYLLPEFNEMVLNEFGRDIDSIPTTPAARVREDVSNDHEVHKLRDLVRSLQEREKTLELQLLECYGLQEQDAAVRELENQLKINNVESKLYLLKIESLQSENQRLQTQLSENSKIISELEATRTKCKLLKKKLISDAEQAKEQITSLQKMVDPLQHKQTDEEKNHIEVEKKLKRLEELEKEATELRAANSRLQQENAHLIRRLEVTRLPPVPKPKNSMEVKALEEADRLKQETDKLVKEVEQLQSHRFADVEELVYLKWINACLRYELRNKDAPSGKTVARDLSKTLSPKSELKAKQLIMEYANAGAEDSHLGHVEFGSECSSSRASSGELDDVSIDIASMTKHNNKTPKKKKFFSKLRKLVLGKGKENREVSTLERRVSISSCSFDDFTGRDSHDSYSSFMAEPNIPDSRQHGDHGFDTHSSLDSAKSSPLGTEIVGERSDHSGVKSVSSREEKVNAFGPSARLDSSKAIPEDVEIHKFADALITSRSGSMSSRRSSSFRH; encoded by the exons ATGCCCAACCCTCGTGATTGCAGCAGCAGCGGCGTTGGTGGGCCGAGCGCCGGGGACGCCAAGGACTTGCCCCAACTATTCCTCAGGGTGGCCGCGGCCGTCACGCTCTCTGTCGCCGGGCTGCTCTTCTCGCGGCGCCAGCGGCCGCCCCGGCAGCTCCTgctgccgcctcctcctcctcctccctcag AGTCGGATGATGCTTGCAGCATGAAGGCCAGAACAGGGCTCAAGGAGCTGAGGATCCTAAAAAAT GAGGATACCAAGGCAAAAATTATCAGTGGGAACTCTGTGCACACGACCACTACCACTACGACAACCACCACCACAGCACTAGTACCATTGGCCCCCAAATGCAGAAGCCTTGCTGATGATGAAGGGTACCTCCTTCCAGAGTTCAATGAAATGGTTCTCAATGAATTTGGCCGAGATATAGACAGCATTCCAACCACACCTGCAGCGAGAGTAAGGGAAGATGTATCAAATGACCATGAAGTCCACAAGCTTAGAGATTTGGTGAGATCACTGCAAGAAAGGGAGAAGACCCTGGAGCTACAGCTTCTGGAGTGTTACGGTTTGCAGGAGCAAGATGCTGCAGTGAGGGAGCTTGAGAATCAGCTGAAGATTAACAATGTCGAATCAAAGTTGTACTTGTTGAAGATTGAATCTTTACAGTCTGAAAACCAGAGGCTGCAAACACAGTTGTCAGAGAACTCAAAGATAATCTCTGAGCTTGAGGCGACAAGAACAAAGTGCAAGTTGCTGAAGAAGAAGTTGATATCAGATGCAGAACAGGCTAAGGAGCAAATCACTTCCCTTCAGAAAATGGTCGATCCATTGCAGCACAAACAGACTGATGAGGAGAAAAATCATATTGAGGTTGAAAAGAAACTGAAGAGACTAGAGGAGCTGGAAAAGGAGGCAACAGAGCTAAGAGCTGCAAATTCAAGGCTGCAGCAGGAGAATGCACATCTTATTAGGCGACTGGAGGTTACACGCTTACCCCCTGTACCCAAGCCCAAAAATAGCATGGAG GTAAAAGCATTGGAGGAGGCTGATCGATTGAAGCAAGAAACTGATAAGTTGGTTAAAGAGGTTGAACAACTTCAGAGTCACAGGTTTGCAGATGTTGAAGAATTGGTATATCTGAAATGGATAAATGCCTGCCTACGGTATGAGCTGAGAAACAAGGATGCTCCATCAGGGAAGACTGTTGCGCGAGATCTTAGCAAGACCCTGAGCCCCAAATCTGAACTGAAGGCCAAGCAGCTGATAATGGAATATGCCAATGCGGGTGCAGAGGACAGTCACTTGGGCCATGTCGAATTTGGTTCAGAGTGCTCTTCCTCACGGGCTTCGTCAGGTGAACTGGATGATGTATCAATTGATATTGCTTCGATGACAAAGCATAATAATAAAACCCCAAAAAAGAAAAAGTTCTTCTCTAAGCTTCGGAAACTGGTGCTGGGAAAAGGGAAGGAGAACCGTGAAGTTTCTACTCTGGAGAGGAGAGTGTCTATTTCAAGTTGTTCATTCGATGACTTCACTGGAAGGGATTCACATGATAGCTATTCTTCATTCATGGCAGAACCAAACATACCTGATAGTCGACAACATGGTGATCATGGCTTTGATACACATTCTTCTTTGGACAGCGCAAAATCTAGTCCTCTTGGCACAGAAATTGTAGGTGAAAGAAGTGATCATTCTGGTGTCAAGAGTGTATCTTCTAGAGAGGAAAAGGTAAATGCATTTGGTCCCAGCGCTCGCCTTGATAGTAGcaaggccatacctgaggatgtTGAGATCCATAAATTTGCTGATGCGCTGATCACATCAAGGTCAGGTTCCATGTCATCAAGAAGGTCGTCATCCTTCCGACACTGA